One Setaria italica strain Yugu1 chromosome I, Setaria_italica_v2.0, whole genome shotgun sequence DNA window includes the following coding sequences:
- the LOC101758011 gene encoding F-box protein PP2-B11 isoform X2, whose translation MEAAGTCEIARLPEELLSAALALTTPRDACRAAAVSRDFHASADSDAVWSRFLPRDPPPLADGELSGPAPPSEKGRFLRLCDRPVLLADGLMSMWLDRETGAKCYMLSARALRISWGDTPEYWRWMHPPESRFMEVAELQYVWWLEIRGMIHSKMLSQDSTYAAYIVFKTTDRRDGLDYPPQEASITVAGSTSTHKVCLQSYDNEHEDGAVPLTWRYSRRHRRVFPGNLVIPQRRTDDWMELEMGQFYNKDGDDGEVCISLMETKAFKRGLIVQGIEIRPKRGHNTQHGG comes from the exons atggaggcggcgggcaCCTGCGAGATCGCGCGCCTGCCGGAGGAGCTCCTCTCGGCGGCGCTTGCCCTCACCACGCCGCGGGacgcctgccgcgccgccgcggtctcCCGTGACTTCCACGCCTCAGCCGACTCCGACGCCGTCTGGTCCCGCTTCCTGCCCCGCGatcccccgccgctcgccgacgGGGAGCTCTccggccccgcgccgccgtccgagAAGGGGCGATTCCTCCGCCTCTGCGATCGTCCCGTCCTACTCGCCGATGGCCTCATG AGCATGTGGTTGGACAGGGAGACCGGCGCCAAGTGCTACATGCTCTCGGCGAGGGCGCTGCGCATCTCGTGGGGAGACACGCCGGAGTACTGGCGCTGGATGCATCCCCCCGAATCCAG GTTCATGGAAGTTGCTGAACTTCAGTATGTTTGGTGGCTCGAAATACGGGGCATGATACACAGCAAAATGCTCTCTCAAGACTCAACTTATGCAGCTTACATTGTGTTCAAGACAACTGATCGACGTGATGGGCTTGATTATCCACCCCAGGAGGCATCAATCACCGTTGCAGGAAGCACATCAACTCACAAAGTCTGCCTGCAAAGCTATGATAACGAGCATGAGGATGGTGCAGTGCCCTTAACATGGCGATACAGTAGGAGACACCGGCGTGTGTTTCCCGGAAACCTGGTAATACCTCAGCGAAGGACTGATGACTGGATGGAGTTGGAGATGGGTCAGTTCTATAACAAGgatggtgatgatggtgaggTGTGCATCAGCCTCATGGAGACAAAAGCTTTTAAGAGAGGTCTTATTGTGCAGGGCATTGAGATCAGACCTAAGAGAGGTCATAATACGCAACACGGAGGCTGA
- the LOC101758011 gene encoding F-box protein PP2-B11 isoform X1: MEAAGTCEIARLPEELLSAALALTTPRDACRAAAVSRDFHASADSDAVWSRFLPRDPPPLADGELSGPAPPSEKGRFLRLCDRPVLLADGLMSMWLDRETGAKCYMLSARALRISWGDTPEYWRWMHPPESSHRFMEVAELQYVWWLEIRGMIHSKMLSQDSTYAAYIVFKTTDRRDGLDYPPQEASITVAGSTSTHKVCLQSYDNEHEDGAVPLTWRYSRRHRRVFPGNLVIPQRRTDDWMELEMGQFYNKDGDDGEVCISLMETKAFKRGLIVQGIEIRPKRGHNTQHGG; the protein is encoded by the exons atggaggcggcgggcaCCTGCGAGATCGCGCGCCTGCCGGAGGAGCTCCTCTCGGCGGCGCTTGCCCTCACCACGCCGCGGGacgcctgccgcgccgccgcggtctcCCGTGACTTCCACGCCTCAGCCGACTCCGACGCCGTCTGGTCCCGCTTCCTGCCCCGCGatcccccgccgctcgccgacgGGGAGCTCTccggccccgcgccgccgtccgagAAGGGGCGATTCCTCCGCCTCTGCGATCGTCCCGTCCTACTCGCCGATGGCCTCATG AGCATGTGGTTGGACAGGGAGACCGGCGCCAAGTGCTACATGCTCTCGGCGAGGGCGCTGCGCATCTCGTGGGGAGACACGCCGGAGTACTGGCGCTGGATGCATCCCCCCGAATCCAG CCACAGGTTCATGGAAGTTGCTGAACTTCAGTATGTTTGGTGGCTCGAAATACGGGGCATGATACACAGCAAAATGCTCTCTCAAGACTCAACTTATGCAGCTTACATTGTGTTCAAGACAACTGATCGACGTGATGGGCTTGATTATCCACCCCAGGAGGCATCAATCACCGTTGCAGGAAGCACATCAACTCACAAAGTCTGCCTGCAAAGCTATGATAACGAGCATGAGGATGGTGCAGTGCCCTTAACATGGCGATACAGTAGGAGACACCGGCGTGTGTTTCCCGGAAACCTGGTAATACCTCAGCGAAGGACTGATGACTGGATGGAGTTGGAGATGGGTCAGTTCTATAACAAGgatggtgatgatggtgaggTGTGCATCAGCCTCATGGAGACAAAAGCTTTTAAGAGAGGTCTTATTGTGCAGGGCATTGAGATCAGACCTAAGAGAGGTCATAATACGCAACACGGAGGCTGA
- the LOC101759106 gene encoding glutathione reductase, cytosolic, with the protein MARKMLVDGEAPVADGDKYDYDLFVIGAGSGGVRGSRTAASFGAKVAICELPFHPISSDWLGGHGGTCVIRGCVPKKILVYGSSFRGEFEDSKHFGWEINGDISFNWKTLLENKTKEIVRLNGVYQRIIGNAGVTMIEGAGSLVDAHTVEVSQPDGSKQRYTAKHILIATGSRAQRVNIPGKELAITSDEALSLEELPKRAVILGGGYIAVEFASIWRGMGAEVDLFYRRELPLRGFDDEMREVVARNLEGRGIKLHPGSNLSELSKTADGIKVVTDKGEELIADVVLFATGRTPNSQRLNLQAAGVEVDQIGAIKVDEYSRTSAPSVWAVGDVTNRINLTPVALLEATCFSKTVFGGQPVKPDYRDVPCAVFSIPPLSVVGLSEQQALEEAKGDILVFTSSFNPMKNSISKRQEKTVMKLVVDAETDRVLGASMCGPDAPEIIQGIAIALKCGATKANFDSTVGIHPSAAEEFVTMRTLTRRVSPTSKPKTSL; encoded by the exons ATGGCGAGGAAGATGCTCGTCGACGGGGAGGCGCCCGTCGCCGACGGCGACAAGTACGACTACGATCTCTTCGTCATCggcgcgggcagcggcggcgttcGCGGTTCTCGCACCGCAGCCTCCTTCGGAGCTAAG GTTGCGATTTGTGAGCTCCCATTTCACCCCATCAGCTCTGATTGGCTAGGAGGACATGGCGGGAC CTGTGTGATACGTGGTTGCGTACCTAAAAAGATATTGGTGTATGGTTCATCTTTCCGCGGAGAATTTGAG GATTCAAAGCATTTTGGGTGGGAGATTAATGGAGATATTAGCTTCAATTGGAAAACGCTGCTCGAAAATAAG ACTAAAGAAATTGTTAGATTAAATGGAGTATACCAGAGAATCATTGGAAATGCTGGTGTAACAATGATTGAAGGGGCAGGCAGTTTAGTTGATGCTCATACTGTTGAAGTTAGCCAGCCTGATGGTTCAAAGCAAAGGTATACAGCAAAGCACATTTTAATTGCGACTGGTAGCCGAGCTCAACGTGTCAACATACCTGGAAAG GAGCTGGCTATTACTTCAGATGAGGCCCTGAGTTTGGAGGAGCTTCCCAAGCGTGCTGTAATCCTTGGTGGCGG ATATATTGCTGTTGAATTTGCTTCTATCTGGAGAGGGATGGGTGCAGAAGTAGATTTGTTTTATCGGAGAGAACTTCCTCTAAG AGGCTTTGATGATGAGATGAGAGAAGTTGTTGCAAGAAACCTTGAGGGAAGGGGAATCAAATTGCATCCTGGGAGTAATCTGTCTGAG TTGAGTAAAACGGCTGATGGCATAAAAGTTGTAACCGATAAAGGAGAGGAGCTCATTGCAGATGTTGTTCTATTTGCTACAG GGCGCACACCCAACTCCCAGAGGCTCAACTTGCAAGCTGCAGGTGTCGAGGTTGACCAGATTGGAGCCATTAAG GTTGACGAATATTCTCGCACATCTGCTCCCAGTGTATGGGCTGTGGGTGATGTTACAAACCGGATCAATCTAACTCCTGTTGCATTGCTGGAGGCTACATGCTTTTCT AAAACTGTGTTTGGTGGCCAGCCAGTTAAGCCTGATTACAGAGATGTTCCTTGTGCTGTTTTCTC CATTCCACCACTATCTGTAGTGGGCCTCAGCGAACAGCAGGCCTTGGAGGAAGCCAAGGGTGATATTCTTGTTTTCACTTCATCATTCAACCCAATGAAGAACAGCATATCCAA GCGACAGGAGAAGACTGTCATGAAACTGGTAGTTGATGCTGAAACTGATAGAGTACTTGGTGCATCCATGTGTGGACCAGATGCACCTGAAATTATCCAA GGCATTGCTATTGCACTTAAATGCGGAGCCACCAAAGCAAACTTCGACAGCACG GTTGGAATTCACCCTTCGGCTGCTGAAGAGTTTGTAACCATGAGGACCTTGACCAGGCGTGTGAGCCCGACGTCCAAGCCAAAGACAAGCTTGTAA
- the LOC101757221 gene encoding cinnamoyl-CoA reductase 1 has product MSSSYSKASNGGEQQQEQLVCVTGAGGFIGSWVVKELLLRGYRVRGTARDPEDSKNAHLLALEGARERLTLCRADVLDYDSLRAAFTGCHGVLHVASPMSNDPELVPVAVEGTRNVINAAADGGVRRAVFTSSYGAVHMDPNRSPDTVLDETCWSDYDFCEQTNNLYCCAKMMAEVTATEEAARRGLPLAVVVPCITTGPMLQQALNFSSNLAARYLMGTKRSYTNAVAAYVDVRDVARAHVLAYERPEARGRYLCIAAVLHRAQLIAMLRELFPQYPVTAKCEDDGKPMAKPYKFSNQRARELGLEFTPLKKSLYEAVVCMQQKGHLPVITQQQRSYL; this is encoded by the exons ATGTCGTCGTCCTATTCCAAGGCCAGCAATGGtggcgagcagcagcaggagcaactGGTGTGCGTGACGGGAGCAGGCGGCTTCATCGGGTCGTGGGTGGTCAAggagctcctcctccgcggATACCGCGTCAGGGGAACTGCAAGGGATCCTG AGGACAGCAAGAACGCGCACTTGCTTGCTCTGGAGGGTGCCAGGGAGCGGCTCACCCTGTGCCGCGCCGATGTCCTGGACTACGACTCCCTCCGCGCCGCGTTCACCGGCTGCCATGGCGTCCTCCACGTCGCCTCCCCGATGTCCAACGACCCG GAGCTCGTGCCGGTGGCCGTGGAGGGCACCAGGAACGTGatcaacgccgccgccgacgggggcGTTCGCCGGGCGGTCTTCACCTCGTCGTACGGCGCGGTGCACATGGACCCCAACCGGAGCCCCGACACCGTCCTCGACGAGACCTGCTGGAGCGACTACGACTTCTGCGAGCAGACAAAT AACCTGTACTGCTGCGCCAAGATGATGGCCGAGGtgacggcgacggaggaggcggcgcggcgcgggctacctctggcggtggtggtgccgtgCATCACCACGGGCCCGATGCTGCAGCAGGCGCTCAACTTCAGCAGCAACCTTGCCGCCCGCTACCTGATGGGCACCAAGAGGTCCTACAccaacgccgtcgccgcctaCGTCGACGTCCGCGACGTCGCGCGCGCGCACGTCCTCGCCTACGAGCGCCCCGAAGCCCGCGGCCGATACCTCTGCATCGCCGCCGTGCTCCACCGCGCCCAGCTCATCGCCATGCTCAGGGAGCTCTTCCCGCAGTACCCCGTCACCGCCAA GTGTGAAGACGACGGCAAGCCGATGGCGAAGCCGTACAAGTTTTCGAACCAGAGGGCCAGGGAGTTGGGCTTGGAGTTCACTCCGCTGAAGAAAAGCTTGTACGAGGCAGTGGTGTGCATGCAGCAGAAGGGGCACCTGCCTGTCATCACACAGCAGCAGCGTTCGTACTTGTGA
- the LOC101762624 gene encoding F-box protein PP2-B10-like, with protein sequence MRTREVEALPWRNRSSRLSGEDRQTWCHREERTWRRAPSRVGRRVTISPRTQSGRRLIDQVLAADSQKVLNSDLFAGWKYAARYTAKCSLKTHYAAYIVFKLADKSYGLDYPAQEASITFAGSTSTRKVCLQSDINEDEDRAGTRKLFSRRYHRACCAHLVFPQKRTDGWMELKLGEFHVQDCDTAGEVCMNLMETNGCEIVRLPQELLMKVLSYITPQDAGCVAAVSQAFRAIVDSDTSWSCFVPDVHDLPRLAYVDDMDYSIQRTLSKKEMFLCLSDRPILLADHRMSMWLDRQTGSKCYMLSARALNIARGNTPKHWRWIHLTDCSFSEAAELQSVCWLEIRGKINSKMLSLNSTYAAYIVFKLADESYRWDFSVLEASVRIGKCKSTREVCLHGDGDMHPQQRADGWKEVEMGEFYNKEGNDGEVSISLSETTELHNKKGLIVYGIEIRPRK encoded by the exons ATGAGGACGCGGGAGGTGGAGGCGCTGCCGTGGAGGAACCGATCGTCGAGGTTGAGCGGGGAGGACCGCCAGACGTGGTGCCATCGGGAGGAGAGGACCTGGAGGCGGGCGCCGTCGCGGGTGGGGAGGCGGGTGACGATCTCGCCGAGGACGCAGTCCGGGAGGAGGCTGATCGATCAGGTCCTCGCCGCTG ATTCTCAGAAGGTGCTGAACTCCGATTTGTTTGCTGGTTGGAAATACGCGGCAAGATACACAGCAAAATGCTCTCTCAAGACACATTACGCCGCTTACATCGTGTTCAAGTTAGCTGATAAATCCTATGGGCTGGATTACCCAGCACAAGAGGCATCGATCACCTTTGCAGGAAGCACGTCAACTCGCAAAGTCTGCCTCCAAAGCGATATTAATGAGGATGAGGATCGTGCAGGCACCAGGAAACTATTCAGTAGAAGATACCATCGTGCTTGTTGTGCACACTTGGTGTTCCCTCAAAAAAGAACCGATGGTTGGATGGAACTGAAGCTGGGTGAGTTCCACGTCCAAGATTGTGACACTGCTGGTGAGGTCTGCATGAACCTCATGGAGACAAATGGA TGTGAGATTGTGCGCCTGCCGCAGGAGCTTCTCATGAAGGTGCTCTCCTACATCACGCCACAAGACGCCGGCTGCGTCGCTGCAGTTTCCCAGGCTTTCCGTGCCATTGTGGACTCTGACACCTCCTGGTCCTGCTTTGTCCCCGACGTTCACGACCTCCCCCGGCTCGCGTATGTAGACGATATGGACTACTCCATCCAGCGGACACTGTCCAAGAAGGAGATGTTCCTCTGTCTCTCTGACCGGCCCATCCTACTTGCTGACCACCGCATG AGCATGTGGTTAGACAGGCAGACCGGCAGCAAGTGCTACATGCTATCAGCGAGGGCGCTGAACATTGCACGGGGCAATACACCAAAGCATTGGCGCTGGATCCACCTCACGGACTGCAG CTTTTCAGAAGCAGCCGAGCTCCAGAGTGTTTGCTGGTTGGAAATACGTGGCAAGATAAATAGCAAAATGTTGTCCCTGAACTCAACCTATGCCGCTTATATTGTGTTTAAGCTGGCTGATGAATCATATAGGTGGGATTTTTCCGTCCTGGAGGCGTCAGTTCGTATTGGAAAATGCAAATCAACCCGCGAAGTTTGCctacatggagatggagatatgCACCCTCAGCAAAGGGCTGACGGTTGGAAGGAAGTTGAGATGGGCGAGTTTTACAATAAAGAAGGTAACGATGGCGAGGTGTCCATCAGTCTATCAGAGACAACAGAATTGCATAATAAGAAAGGTCTTATTGTGTATGGGATTGAAATTAGACCAAGAAAATAA
- the LOC105915084 gene encoding putative F-box protein PP2-B12 — translation MDAAAAAAEIYRLPEECVAYAISLTTPGDACHSSAVSPAFRTAADSDAVWARFLPPDHAAVLARADEPVECESKKELFSRLCDTPVLLDGATMSFGLERRSGAKCFMLSARALSIAWGDDPTCWIWTASLPGSRFPEVAELVDVCWLEISGKLSLSLLSPGTTYAAYLVFAIADDSYGLECHVGMLPPKATVTVVSGTSGKPAATSTEHAICLQHMQGEEEVAVHRRKQQYMRLRKGYGRKMVTREADPDIRCPRRRGDGWVEVELGEFAVATGDGEDGGVVEVRLEEVDSRRWKRGLIVQGIEIRPKHAC, via the exons atggacgcggcggcggcggcggcggagatctACCGGCTGCCGGAGGAGTGCGTGGCGTACGCCATCTCGCTGACGACGCCCGGCGACGCGTGCCACTCGTCCGCGGTGTCGCCGGCGTTCCGGACCGCCGCGGACTCCGACGCCGTCTGGGCACGGTTCCTGCCGCCCGACCACGCCGCCGTCCTGGCGCGCGCCGACGAGCCCGTGGAGTGCGAGTCCAAGAAGGAGCTCTTCTCCCGACTCTGCGACACCCCCGTCCTCCTCGACGGCGCCACCATG AGCTTTGGGCTGGAGAGACGGAGCGGGGCGAAATGCTTCATGCTCTCGGCGAGGGCGCTCAGCATTGCCTGGGGAGACGATCCGACTTGCTGGATATGGACCGCTAGCCTTCCGGGATCCAG GTTTCCTGAGGTCGCCGAGCTCGTCGACGTGTGCTGGCTGGAGATCAGCGGGAAGCTCAGCCTCTCGCTGCTCTCCCCGGGCACAACCTACGCCGCCTACCTCGTCTTCGCCATCGCCGACGACTCGTACGGCCTGGAGTGCCACGTCGGCATGCTGCCACCCAAGGCCACAGTCACCGTCGTCTCCGGGACCAGCGGCaagccggcggcgacgtcgaccGAGCACGCCATCTGCCTGCAGCACAtgcagggggaggaggaggtcgccgtGCACCGGCGGAAGCAGCAGTACATGCGGCTCCGCAAGGGCTACGGCCGCAAGATGGTGACGAGGGAGGCCGACCCCGACATCAGGTGCCCGCGCCGGAGGGGCGACGGGTGGGTGGAGGTCGAGCTGGGCGAGTTCGCCGTGgccaccggcgacggcgaggacggcggcgtggtggaggTGAGGCTCGAGGAGGTGGATAGCCGGAGGTGGAAGAGGGGCCTCATCGTGCAAGGCATCGAGATCAGGCCCAAGCACGCTTGCTAG
- the LOC101758700 gene encoding F-box protein PP2-B10 has translation MAASTAAAAAPPSSCEIARIPEDLLAASIARTTPRNACRAAAVSPAFRAAADSDAVWACFLPGDLPPLADGELSPAPPSKKELFMRLSNSDSPVLLADRLMSMWLDRDTGAKCYMLSARALCIIWGDTPRYWRWIPLADSRFSEGAELQDVCWLEIRGKIHCKMLSRNSTYAAYMVFKISDESYGLDYPPQEAAVTIGESKFTRQVCLQGHENEGEGIEEVPQNYRSLMVPAITRRLRRNRPLPHGVTVPKKRADGWMEMEMGEFNNEEGEDGEVSISLMETIQGHWKKGLIVQGIEVRAKK, from the exons atggcggcgtcgacggcggcggcagcggcaccccCTTCCTCCTGCGAGATCGCGCGGATCCCGGAGGACCTCCTCGCGGCGTCGATCGCCCGCACCACGCCGCGGAacgcctgccgcgccgccgcggtctcGCCGgccttccgcgccgccgccgactccgaCGCAGTGTGGGCCTGCTTCCTGCCGGGCGACCTCCCGCCGCTTGCCGACGGGgagctctcccccgcgccgccgtccaagAAGGAGCTCTTCATGCGCCTCTCTAACAGCGACAGCCCCGTCCTCCTCGCCGACCGCCTCATG AGCATGTGGTTGGACAGGGACACCGGCGCCAAGTGCTACATGCTCTCGGCGAGGGCGCTGTGCATCATTTGGGGCGACACGCCGCGGTACTGGCGCTGGATCCCTCTCGCTGACTCCAG GTTCTCGGAAGGTGCCGAGCTCCAGGATGTTTGCTGGTTGGAAATACGTGGCAAGATACATTGCAAGATGCTCTCGCGAAACTCAACTTATGCTGCTTACATGGTGTTCAAGATATCCGATGAATCCTATGGGCTGGATTATCCACCCCAGGAGGCTGCAGTTACAATTGGGGAAAGCAAATTCACTCGTCAGGTTTGCCTCCAAGGCCATGAGAACGAGGGTGAGGGCATAGAAGAGGTGCCTCAGAATTACCGATCTCTTATGGTTCCAGCCATCACACGAAGGTTAAGAAGAAACCGTCCTTTGCCTCATGGAGTGACTGTGCCTAAGAAAAGGGCTGATGGCTGGATGGAGATGGAAATGGGTGAGTTCAACAATGAAGAAGGTGAGGATGGTGAGGTGTCTATCAGTCTCATGGAGACAATACAAGGCCACTGGAAGAAAGGTCTTATTGTGCAGGGcattgaagttagagcaaagaAATAA
- the LOC101757609 gene encoding translation initiation factor eIF-2B subunit epsilon, whose protein sequence is MSQKKSRSRGGGGAAAPSGDDHDELARPPPLQAVLLADSFTLKFRPITLERPKVLLPLVHMPMIEYTLTWLESAGVDEAFVFCCAHSHQVKEYLERSGWAGKAGAGSMAVTAVESHDAISAGDALRVIYERGVIRGDFVLISGDTISNMSLKDALQEHMDRKKKDPLAVMTMIIKHSKPSILTHQTRLGNDEIVMAVDPETKELLYYEDRADNSHLYVTIDKDILTNNPTLQLHNDMEDCYIDICSPEVLSLFTDNFDYQHLRRHFVKGLLVDDIMGYKIYTHELRSGYAARIDNFRSYDTVSKDVIQRWTYPMVPDVISNRDCSESRLHRQGIYKASDVTLSYSAQIGANSVVGSATSIGDHCKVLNSVIGEGCKIGKNVLINGSYIWDNVIIEDGCKVSNSLVCDGVHLRAGAIVEPGCVLSFNVEVGKNVVVPAHSKVSLLPQPSNEDSDEELEYADTNSGITDSPPFSSMRSNGDQATVPSEDELGTSETGTCGVVGYIWTSGDTGILEEWRQSIAPIAKEKLEELQHAVCEDDASEDESNNPILPDKDGSSDSAVEDDDPFSKFEKEVEETFQRAMGGGVNRDNLILEINGLRLAYSLQHADCAGAVFYSVMKSALVAAQSTNDTLLKTTAEALGKWKDLLRNYTKTVDEEMEILLKFEEMCQETTKEFSPLFAKILPFLYDTEVVSEDAILRWAEEKEHADESDKIFVKQSEAFIQWLKEAEEEDDEEEE, encoded by the exons ATGTCGCAGAAGAAATCCCGCAGCCGGGGCGGgggaggcgccgccgcgccctccggCGACGACCATGATGAACTCGCGCGCCCGCCCCCCCTCCAGGCCGTCCTCCTCGCCGACAGCTTCACGCTCAAATTCCGCCCCATCACCCTCGAGCGGCCCAAG GTGCTGCTGCCGCTGGTGCACATGCCGATGATCGAGTACACGCTCACATGGCTGGAGTCGGCGGGGGTGGACGAGGCCTTCGTCTTCTGCTGCGCGCACTCCCACCAGGTCAAGGAATACCTGGAGAGGTCCGGGTGGGCCGGGAAGGCGGGGGCTGGGAGCATGGCCGTCACGGCCGTCGAGTCGCACGACGCGATTAGCGCGGGCGACGCGCTCCGCGTCATCTACGAACGCGGCGTG ATTCGTGGAGATTTCGTTCTCATCAGTGGTGATACAATCAGCAATATGAGCTTGAAGGACGCTCTCCAGGAACATATGGACCGGAAGAAAAAAGACCCACTTGCTGTTATGACTATGATTATAAAGCATTCAAAACCTTCTATCCTGACGCACCAAACACGTCTGGGTAATGATGAAATTGTTATGGCTGTAGATCCTGAGACAAAGGAATTACTTTATTATGAGGACAGGGCAGATAACTCACACTTGTATGTTACAATTGATAAGGATATACTGACCAATAATCCTACTCTCCAGCTGCATAATGACATGGAG GACTGCTATATTGATATCTGCTCTCCAGAAGTACTAAGTCTTTTCACCGATAACTTTGACTATCAACATCTTCGGCGTCATTTCGTGAAGGGCTTACTAGTTGACGAT ATTATGGGGTACAAAATTTATACTCATGAATTACGCTCTGGATACGCTGCAAGGATTGATAATTTCAGGAGCTATGATACAGTGAGCAAAGATGTAATTCAAAGGTGGACATACCCTATGGTGCCTGATGTAATATCCAATCGTGATTGCTCAGAAAGTAGACTTCATAGGCAGGGAATATACAAGGCATCAG ATGTAACATTGTCATATTCTGCACAAATTGGTGCAAATTCTGTTGTTGGCAGTGCGACAAGCATCGGAGACCACTGCAAAGTATTAAATTCAGTTATTGGGGAGGGCTGCAAGATTGGGAAAAATGTTTTGATTAATGGCTCATATATATGGGACAATGTTATAATTGAAGATGGGTGCAAAGTTAGTAACTCCTTAGTCTGTGATGGTGTCCATTTAAGAGCAGGTGCTATTGTTGAACCTGGTTGCGTACTGTCATTTAAT GTTGAAGTTGGAAAGAATGTTGTTGTTCCTGCCCACTCAAAAGTTTCATTACTTCCACAGCCTTCAAATGAAGATAGCGATGAAGAACTTGAGTATGCTGACACCAACTCTGGAATTACAGATAGTCCAC CATTTTCCAGCATGAGGAGTAATGGCGATCAAGCAACTGTTCCTTCTGAAGATGAGTTGGGAACATCTGAG ACTGGGACCTGTGGTGTTGTTGGTTACATATGGACAAGCGGTGATACTGGGATCCTGGAAGAATGGAGACAATCAATTGCCCCAATTGCTAAAGAAAAACTTGAAGAGTTGCAGCATGCGGTTTGTGAAGATGATGCGTCAGAAGATGAATCCAACAATCCGATTCTACCAGATAAAGATGGTTCTTCAGACAGTGCGGTTGAGGATGATGATCCTTTTTCTAAGTTTGAGAAAGAG GTGGAAGAAACATTCCAACGAGCTATGGGTGGTGGTGTTAATCGAGATAATTTGATTCTAGAGATTAATGGCCTCAG GTTGGCTTATAGCCTTCAACATGCAGATTGTGCTGGAGCTGTGTTCTATTCTGTCATGAAGAGTGCATTAGTGGCTGCACAATCTACTAATG ACACTCTTCTAAAGACAACAGCCGAAGCACTTGGCAAGTGGAAGGATCTTTTGCGCAATTACACTAAGACAGTTGATGAGGAG ATGGAGATACTATTAAAGTTTGAGGAAATGTGTCAAGAGACCACAAAAGAATTTTCTCCACTGTTTGCAAAG ATCTTGCCATTCCTTTATGATACGGAGGTAGTAAGTGAAGATGCAATTTTGAGATGGGCAGAAGAGAAAGAACATGCTGATGAGTCTGATAAAATCTTTGTTAAACAGTCAGAGGCATTTATACAG TGGCTCAAGGAGGCCGAAGAGGAGgacgatgaagaagaggaaTAA
- the LOC111258158 gene encoding uncharacterized protein LOC111258158, with amino-acid sequence MILCLVSHVLAVHPGHARRLRLGTISVAGNSAAYEHWLRSPALDGLQVLGIHPGLPCLDLRTIPPLPLPPPLRLARTLRVLRVGSCVLPSTAAALSFPHLETLSLCGVSVSEDALHGVPAGCLALGTLVLDECTGFAQVKITSSTIRTLAVSVAHSMNPMPEVMMRRVTVENAPRLEYLAPFRHRFSGESFELRVVSAPRLRFLGCISRTISRLELGDTVFKVTRCHIDHVHQGKVISQETRSEMRAVRYGATLQTVKSLALEDVDRTDVVCNFLRCFPCLEKLYVSAGS; translated from the coding sequence ATGATCCTGTGCCTCGTCTCCCACGTCCTCGCGGTCCACCCTggccacgcccgccgcctcaGGCTCGGAACCATCTCTGTCGCCGGCAACTCCGCCGCCTATGAGCACTGGCTCCGCTCGCCAGCCCTCGACGGCCTCCAAGTGCTCGGGATCCACCCGGGGCTGCCCTGCCTGGACTTGAGGACTATACCGcccttgccgctgccgccgccgctccgcttGGCTCGCACATTGCGCGTCCTTAGGGTCGGCTCCTGCGTCctcccctccaccgccgccgcgcttaGCTTCCCGCACCTCGAGACGCTGTCGCTCTGTGGCGTCAGCGTCTCGGAAGACGCCCTCCACGGCGTCCCCGCCGGCTGCCTCGCCCTGGGAACGCTAGTGCTCGACGAGTGCACCGGCTTCGCCCAAGTCAagatcacctcgtccaccatcAGGACTCTCGCCGTCTCCGTCGCGCATTCCATGAACCCGATGCCGGAGGTGATGATGCGCCGGGTAACCGTCGAGAACGCCCCTCGTCTGGAGTATCTGGCCCCGTTCCGCCATCGTTTCAGCGGCGAATCCTTCGAGCTACGGGTGGTGAGCGCGCCCAGGCTGAGGTTCCTGGGATGCATCTCCAGGACCATCTCCCGGCTCGAGCTTGGAGACACGGTGTTCAAAGTGACCAGATGCCACATCGACCATGTGCACCAGGGCAAAGTAATTTCTCAGGAAACGCGATCGGAGATGCGCGCGGTTAGATATGGGGCGACGCTGCAAACCGTGAAGAGTTTGGCTCTGGAGGACGTTGATCGCACTGATGTGGTCTGCAACTTCCTGAGGTGTTTCCCATGCTTGGAGAAGCTCTACGTCTCTGCAGGATCTTGA